In the genome of Nycticebus coucang isolate mNycCou1 chromosome 12, mNycCou1.pri, whole genome shotgun sequence, the window agacagcatggtactggcacaaaaacagagacatagacacttggaatcgaattgaaaaccaagaaatgaaactaacattttacaaccacctaatctttgataaaccaaacaagaacataccttgggggaaagactccctattcaataaatggtgttgggagaactggatgtctacatgtaaaagactgaaactggacccacacctttccccactcacaaaaattgattcaagatggataaaggacttaaacttaaggcatgaaataataaaaatcctccaagaaagcataggaaaaacactggaagatattggcctggggaaagacttcatgaagaagactgccatggcaattgcaacaacaacaaaaataaacaaatgggacttcattaaactgaaaagcttctgtacagctaaggagacaataaccaaagcaaagagacaacctacacaatgggaaaggatatttgcatattttcaatcagacaaaagcttgataactaggatttataaagaactctaattaatccacatgaaaaaagccaacaatcccatatatcaatgggcaagagacatgaatagaactttctctaaagacgacagacgaatggctaacaaacacatgaaaaaatgttcctcatctctatatgttagagaaatgcaaatcaaaacaatcctgagatatcatctaaccccagtgagaatggcccacttcacaaaatctcaaaactgcagatgctggcgtggatgtggagagaagggaacacttttacactgctggtgggactgcaaactagcacaatctttctggaaggaagtatggagaaacctcaaagcactcaagctagacctcccatttgatcctgcaatcccattactgggcatctacccagaaggaaagaaatccttttatcataaggacacttgtactagactgtttattgcagctcaatttacaatcgccaaaatgtggaaacagcctaaatgcccaccaacccaggaatggattaacaagctgtggtatatgtataccatggaatactattcagccattaaaaaaaatggagactttacatccttcgtattaacctggatggacgtggaagacattattcttagtaaagcatcacaagaatggagaagcatgaatcctatgtactcaattttgatatgaggacaattaatgacaattatggttatggggggagaacagaaagagggaaggagggaggtgggtggggccttggtgtgtgtcacactttatgggggcaagacatgattgcaagagggactttacctaacaattgcaatcagtgtaacctggcttattgtaccctcaatgaatccccaacaaaaaaaaaaaaaaaagaaacctccccAAACTCCTTAGAATGTGTGACCACTCTAGTTTTTAGCAACCCTAGCAAAGGCCATTGTCAGACCAGAGCATGCTGAGAACTCTAAAGACCATATGCCTTTTTGGTCTGTGTGAAATGTCCTCTGCCTGAAATGTTTTTTGCTCCCTTTCTCCTGTTCACCTGGCTTGCTCCTACTCATCCTTTTAACTTCACATCCTTTATGATGCCATTCTTAACCCCGTAAGGCAAAGTGAATTGCTCCCTTCTTTGTGTTCCTGCTACTTTTTTTTCATAATTCagccatagtttttttttgttttttttttgagacagtctcactttgttgccctcagtagagtgctgtggcatcacagctcacagcaacctccagcttttgggcttaagtgattctcttgcctcagcctcccgagtagctgggattacaggtgcccgccacaacacctggctatttttttgttgttgttgttgcagtttggggccaggtttgaacctgccaccctcggtatatggggccagcaccctactcactgagtcacaggcgctgctcaGCCATAGTTTTTGTAACGTTATGTTGTAATTTTCTATCTGTGTCACAGCaagagatttattcttttttaattttttttgaattttgtattcAATTGTTTTAGTttgaaggtttttaaaatttttttctggtttctttgaatttttatttatttatttattatttttacttttttatggagacagagtctcactctgtggcccttgttagagtgctgtgacatcatagctcacagcaacctccaactcttgggctcaagcaattctcttgcctcagcctcccaagtagctgggactacaggcacccactacaatgcccagcttttttttttgtagagacaaggtctcactctggctcaggctagtcttgaattcctgaggtcaggacaatccacccacctcagcctcccagagtgctaggattacaagcatgagccaccacggccagccaacagagatttatttattataacatgTATCATTTTACTGGTGGGCTATAGCCTAGCCTCATGTCATTTTTATTCTGGGTTCCAGGGAGAAAGAGAAGTCTAGATCTGGAAATTTCCAGGCTTATTgtagagagaaaagggaagggaagctgCCAGTCTACTTAATGGTACTTAAAGCTTCTATATGAAAATGGTACTTTACATTTCTACTCATattccattggccaaagcaagtcctATAGCCAAGCCTGTTGTAAGCAGGGCATGACAATGCTCCCATAGTGAGGGGCCTTGTAGAGAAGGCCAGTAAATATCAGCTACAATATACAATCTACCACAGAGATGTCAATCACTGAGTTCATCCACTTCTCCCTTCATCACCTACATACTGTGCTGTGGTGTTCTCTATCATGTAACATCCCACATACATCTCGGCCAAGGAAGAGTAAAGTCTTGACTCAAGGGCAGACAGTCCCTAGGTAGTCAATGTAGTCTGATCTGggcttggtgcagtggctcatgcatataatcctagcagtctaggactgcttgagctcaggagatctagaccagcttgagcaagagtaagactccatctctacttaaaaaaattaaccaggcattatggcaggtgcctgtagtcctaactacttgagaggctgaggcaagaggatggcttgaacctaagagtctgaggttgttgtgagctaggctgatgccaccacactctagcctgggcaacagagtgaggctctgtctcaaaaaaaaaaaaaaaaggagtctgaCCTGGAGAGTAGACTTACCGGACCAATTCCTTTTCTTGGGACTTGAACCTCAGCATATTGAATGAGTGATCTTCAGCTAAAAGATTATGATACAAGATAGATTTCAAAAAGTCACAAGTAACTAAGACTGTGTTCCCGGAAAGTTGGGCTCACCGCAACCAAACCAGGATTTCTATGCAAAACTTGCTCTTAGCCTCTCACTCAGTTCAGTTTTTCATAGGGAAGGGGTACACACGGGGAAGCCTGTGAAATATACAAAGCATGGGTCTACTTGTCTGCCTACCTGGTCTGCTCCAAACATGTTACTCACCTGTTCAAAAATCTTCCATGGGTTTGGAAAGCCTGCAAGAAAAGTTCGAACTACTGAGCTTGGCACCTGAGGCCCCACCGGGCCATCTAACCACCTCTTCCAGGAGGTTATAGATGGCTTCCTGAGTGAGACAGATGAGTTGGCATTCAGGAGTGGTACTGTCCAGCAGGGCCAAGAAGAAGGCACACATTGCACATGACCATTCAGCTGCATAGATGTGGCATAGTAGATTGTGAAAGTATTAGATCCCAGTGGGTGCCATGGATATTGCGATTTTACTttgaagacaaaagaatgaataaaggTGGAGAAAAGGACAGAATTCTGCTGGAGAATCAGGGAAACCCAGAGACCCTGAGCTCAAATCAGTCTTGTTCTAGAGTAGGATCTACCTGGCCCTGCAGCTTCCCCATCAGATAGACAACTAGATTGTGAGAACGTGGAGCTCTTTCCTGTAAGAGCCCCAACGCGCTACCCTTGCCAGTCCCTTTACAAGTGCACAGCCTTCCGGAGTCTTGGAGGTTAGATCATTCCCTCTGAATTCTGTAATCCAACCACTTTCAAGTGCGTCTGCGACTCGCTCGGAGGCCCCACCCATATCAGCCTCCTAGGCCTAAGTGCAGTTCAAAGCAGGACGCCCTACAGACCAATCCCGTTGCTGTTCAGAGACAAACCTTAGGTCCTTGGCCAATCGTTTTCCAGGTACGACCAAGCCACGCCCCATACGCTGCTGGCTAAGCTGCCGGAGTTCTCGGACCGAAGTGGGCGCCCCAGGGCCACTCTAGGGCCACAGTGGGGCGCTGCAGGCAGCAGCCCAGCCTCAGATTGGAGCAGAGCAGGAGGGGtcaacaaggccccacccttgGGCCCAATCccgccctcctctccctcccataGGCCAGGTCCAAGGGCCCATCCAGCATGTACAAGGGATGTCCAGTCAAGCCTTTCCTTGCCCCATGTCACCCCAGCACCCACGCGTGTGTTGCGTGGGGCAGCACACATGActgggcagcagcagcagtaagATCAGCAGGAGCCTGTGGAATCGAAAGTGGGACAGGGCTCGGTGGCTGGAACATGGCCCCCAGATCTTGGATGGGGGCCAGGCATCACCCCACTCCAACCACGCTTCGGATTCAGGAGCCAGCTTTCCCACTGAAATCTGGTGTTGGGGGGCAGAAGCCACATCCTGTTGCAGAAATTTAGCATGAAGACTAGGAACACTTAGAAATTTAGTCAGGGGGACTggtgcggtggcttatgcctgtaatcctggcactctgggaggccgaggcaggtggactgcttgagctcatgagttccagaccagcctgagcaaaaagcgagacctcgtctctactaaaaatggaaaaactgaggcaagaggatcgcttgagcccaagtgttggaggttgctgtgagctacgacgccatcgcactctacgcagggcaacagcttgagactctgtctcaacaaaaaagaaagaaaatttagttaGGGCTTGGAGTTCAGGTGCCTTATAGAAAAAAACAGGGGTGGATTTCTCTGCCTCTACTATACTACCTCCTTCAGCCAGATAATCCCTTAAAACCCAGGTGTACTGAACCAGGTCACTAGCTCACTATGCTGAAGCCTTACATATAAAAAGCAATGGCTATTTCTAGTCTCGGGTCTGGTCTACTAATCCTTCTGCCTGGCAAACCCTCCTCCTCACTCACCATTCTGCTCAAATATTGCCCTTTCTGAGACCAAACCTTCCCTGTCAACTGTATGCAAAGTGACAGCCTCAGTTAATGACTGTTCCCTGGTGCCCCTTCCTCTAGGCCATAGGAATGCCCATAATGGCCCCCTCACACACCATCTAACCTGTGTCCCAGCCTGGCCTGGCCAGCCTTATTTCTTCAGGCATAGGTACTCACGGTGGTCTTTTCCCAGTGGCAGTACTGAGCTGGGAGCCAGATGTGGGTGTTGGCCCTTTCCACCCCCCGAATCCTATAGGAGAGTAAAAGGGCAGAACCCGCCTACTGTGGGTACAGCACCTAAGGCAGTCTGACCTAAGCCTGCTGGGctgggcctggccctggccccaggGATTGCTAGGAGGTGGGAGGCTGGGTAACCTTTAGGCCTAGAGGTAGCTGTTCCAGGAATACACATGCACAGGggtgtccagctatttttcttcttctttttttttaattttttataaaaccaCATGTCCCAGCCAAAGAGGACGCGATAGGCCCACCTCTAGACATTATGGCCTGACAAGGGAGGCCCCCATAAATGAGCAGCTGCCAACCCCAGAAGAACCATTTGCTCCTCTACACAGGGGCCAGTGTGAGGAAGGGGGTCCAGCTGGAGGCTCTGCCCTGCTCCCCAGCCACCGGGAGAGAAGGCCAGGCCCTGTGTCCCTGGTGCTCCCAGTGCCTACaagtgaaggagggagaagaaggtCTGAGGGGAAAAGGGAAGGCTGGAGCCAGGGATGAGGCACCCAGGGCAGACCCACAGTATCTCCAAGAATATGCAGCATTATCCAAACACTGTGCTGACGCCAATGATGATTGCCAGTATGATGACAATGATGGACAGGCAGATGGCAATCAAGACTTTCTTCTGTGGGAGAGGAACAGAGGGGTCAGGGAAAATCACTCAAGGCCacttggggctggggctggggccaggaCTGAGAGGCTCACCTTCCTCGCCTTCTTCTGGTTCTCCAGGGCTACCTTGACATGTTCCTGCCCACGTTCCACATAGTCCGCTGAGCTAAGGATGTTCTTCTCAATCCGGTTGATCATCTCCCCCTACTCAGAAGATGAAGTGGTTCACGGAGGTAGGGATGACCAGGGGTAAGGAGGGGGGCCAGGAGGAACTGTGCCCACTCTAGCCTCAAATGACTAAAGGATATTACTGGTGGGGCTGTTGGGGGGAACACTGCACTAACAAAGACAGAGGTAAGACCAGATATGACAAAAATTCAGACTCCCAAGGATGGCTACCAACCTCCTCATTCACATGGTCCCTTCTCCCTGTTCACTTGCCCTGTACAACCTTTATGTGCAGTGAAGGCTAGGAGCTATATGCTTCATACGGCTCATATCTTTCACAGATGGTCAACTTCGGTCCCCTGACAAATCTGTCTGAATATACTCATTCTTCTAGATCTGTTTCCCAGCTGCTGTGAAGCCCTCCCACTCCCTGCCTCTTCCTAGCCCAACCAGCCTTCAGGTCttggtattctttttcttttttttttttttgagacagagtttcattttgttgctcagtagagtgttgtggatcacagctcactgtaacatcaaactcctgggtctaagtgattctcttgcctcggctgcccaagtagctgggactacaggtgcccaccacaacacctggctattttttgttgcagttcagcaggggccgggttgaaacctgccactctcagtatatggggccggcgccctacccactgagccacaggcaccacccttggtCTTGGTATTCTTATGAATGAAATCCCTTCCCCAAATTCCCAGCTTCAGAATGGCAGTGGTTTTGGCGTAGTTGAGGGTAGCTCTTTCAGGCAGGGCCAGAACCTTATCTCAACCCAAACAACTAAGGTCAGAGGAACATCACTCCACCTCAACCTTGTACAAATTTTAGGAGGCAGACTCCCTAGGGGGCAAATTTGATTGGAGCTCTTAGAGGTTTAAGGATAGATTCTGTTGGAGGAGGCACCAAGGTCAAGACATACCTGGGGCAGGCTTAAGTTGGAGGATGAGTGGGGCAATGCTATAGATAAAGGAGTGGCCATCTGGGTAGCTGTGGAGGTGGGCAGAATTCCAGGGGAATGGCTAAGGATGGAAGTAAGGGCCATCCTAGGGGCATAGCCAAGCCTAGAAAAGCACAAAAGCCTCAGGGAGAGAAAGCAAGGGTGGAGGTAGGCTGATAGTCATGGttggcagttctttttttttttttttgtagagacagagtctcgctgtaccgccctcgggtagagttccgtggcgtcacacggctcacagcaactgctaactcttgggcttaattgtctcagcctcccgagcagctgggactacaggcgcccgccacacttTAGCCTGCCCGGctaaagttctttttcttttagagacatagtctcactttatcgcccttggtagagtgccgtagcgtcacagctcacagcaacctccaactcctggacttaggcgattctcttgcctcagcctcctaagtagctgggaccacaggtgcccgccacaacgcccgtttttttttgtttgcagtttggccggggccgggtttgaacccgccacccttagtatatggggccagtaccctgcccactgagccacaggcgctgcccatggctGGCAGTTCTGACTGAGCATGGTCTCAAATCTGGGAGCTACTGGGGATGTGTACCTGCATCTCCACCTCAGTGGCCAGAAAAGTGAAGATCTCATGTAGTTCACGGATACTGCGTTCAAGCTGCTGGatctcactgtgcctggctgagatCTCATTTAGGGCCTGTCGAGTCACTTGTGTGTCCTTCAGTATCTAGGAGGTAGACAGGAGTAGGGGGACAATTCACTAGGGGACCAGCAGCAGGTCAGAAGTTCCCAATGAGTTTCTGGAGCAGCCCTTTGGCCTAGAACTTGATGAATGACTCTAGGAATGCTAATTATCTTTCTTGGACCTAAGGATACCCTTAATCAGAAAGGGTCAGGGTTCAGAGAGGATGGGAGGCACAGCAGAGGGAGGCTGCTTGTGGCCACTCACATTGGACACAAACACCTCACTCTGCCCACTGTCCAGCATCTGCTCCAGCTCCTCATCAGACACCATTCCAGCATTGGCTGTGAAGAGAAAGGCCAGACTAAGAGCTGGGTCAGGGTTACCAGACCCCGAGGGCCATTTGCCACAACTCACTGATCTTCAGCTGCCTCCGAATTCGCTCCACATTCTTCTCCCGGTACTCAGACTGCATAGAGTTGCACTTGTTGATGAGCTCTACAAATTGCTGGGACAGAACTCCATGCTGAAGAAGGAAAACACAGGCTGGGTATCCTGGGGAGGATCCCTGTCCCATCTGGGCCTTTATCTCCCCACAGTACAGTGAAAAATATGagctgttgggcggcgcctgtggctcaaggagtagggcgccggtcccatatgccagaggtggtgggttcaaacccagccccggccaaaaaaaaaaaatatatatgagctGTTAACCACCTTTTGCTAACCTTGACAGGTCCCCCCATCTCtctcagagtaaaagccaaagcCCTTACCAGGATCTACCTGGCCTCATGATCTGCTTCTTCCCCCATTTACTCTCTGCCCTTACCTCCTCCTCCTTACCACTCCACCTCGTCTCCCTGGACAAAGCACACTCCCCCATCTGGCCTCTGCATTCACTCTGCTCCTGCCTAGAATGCTCACTCCCCACAAACACCTGTAAGTCTtttgttcaaatgtcaccttctgaGTGAAGTTTCTCCAACTAATTTAAATTGCAACCCTATCCCCTCCCAGCTCTCTAAATCCCCcttttccagctattttttccttAATACCATTGTGTTCTAAAATAACTTACTTATTATGGTGATTGTTTCTCCCCAGGAGAAGGTAAGTTCCATGAGGATATGGATCATTGGTTAACTGCTGTATCCTGAACAGCTCTCACAGGCACATAATAGGCATTCAATACAAATTTGCTGAATTCCAGCTGATGCCAACCTTACTGTTTAGACTATAAGTGTCTTCCTATGCTAGAGATCAGCATGTTGTCCTGATGTAACAGGTCCACCAGGCGCCCCCCAACCTCTTATACCAATGACCACCACAGGTTCCCCCTAAAACACCTGCTCTGGGGTGTTTTGCTCTGTTTTGTCCCTTCTCCTGATGACTTAAATATGCTCATTCTATGCAGTTccttcttcagaaatatatatgcCTCCTGGATTCTGGTGTACCCTTTCAAGATGTGCAAACTTCTCCATCTCCAATGTGGAGTCTTTGCTGAGCTCTGGCCTACCTTCTCCAACCCTGACCTCTAAGAACTACAAATCACTTTTCACTGGGCTCCCAGAAGAGACCAGTCAAATAACCTCAAATTTCCTTACTAAGATTTTGCCCCAGAGAAGGTC includes:
- the STX4 gene encoding syntaxin-4 isoform X4, whose translation is MSSSRSSLGHPPQVRTIRQTIVKLENKVQELEKQQVTILATPLPEESMKQDLQNLRDEIKQLGREIRMQLKAIEPQKEEADENYNSINTRMRKTQHGVLSQQFVELINKCNSMQSEYREKNVERIRRQLKITNAGMVSDEELEQMLDSGQSEVFVSNILKDTQVTRQALNEISARHSEIQQLERSIRELHEIFTFLATEVEMQGEMINRIEKNILSSADYVERGQEHVKVALENQKKARKKKVLIAICLSIIVIILAIIIGVSTVFG
- the STX4 gene encoding syntaxin-4 isoform X3, encoding MHPGTARLGSPDDEFFQKVRTIRQTIVKLENKVQELEKQQVTILATPLPEESMKQDLQNLRDEIKQLGREIRMQLKAIEPQKEEADENYNSINTRMRKTQHGVLSQQFVELINKCNSMQSEYREKNVERIRRQLKITNAGMVSDEELEQMLDSGQSEVFVSNILKDTQVTRQALNEISARHSEIQQLERSIRELHEIFTFLATEVEMQGEMINRIEKNILSSADYVERGQEHVKVALENQKKARKKKVLIAICLSIIVIILAIIIGVSTVFG
- the STX4 gene encoding syntaxin-4 isoform X1 encodes the protein MRDRTHELRQQGDDSSDEEDKERIALVMHPGTARLGSPDDEFFQKVRTIRQTIVKLENKVQELEKQQVTILATPLPEESMKQDLQNLRDEIKQLGREIRMQLKAIEPQKEEADENYNSINTRMRKTQHGVLSQQFVELINKCNSMQSEYREKNVERIRRQLKITNAGMVSDEELEQMLDSGQSEVFVSNILKDTQVTRQALNEISARHSEIQQLERSIRELHEIFTFLATEVEMQGEMINRIEKNILSSADYVERGQEHVKVALENQKKARKKKVLIAICLSIIVIILAIIIGVSTVFG
- the STX4 gene encoding syntaxin-4 isoform X2 — encoded protein: MRDRTHELRQGDDSSDEEDKERIALVMHPGTARLGSPDDEFFQKVRTIRQTIVKLENKVQELEKQQVTILATPLPEESMKQDLQNLRDEIKQLGREIRMQLKAIEPQKEEADENYNSINTRMRKTQHGVLSQQFVELINKCNSMQSEYREKNVERIRRQLKITNAGMVSDEELEQMLDSGQSEVFVSNILKDTQVTRQALNEISARHSEIQQLERSIRELHEIFTFLATEVEMQGEMINRIEKNILSSADYVERGQEHVKVALENQKKARKKKVLIAICLSIIVIILAIIIGVSTVFG